The region ACGGCCTTGACGCGCGGCGACTGGGCGAATCCGGTGCCCGCGGTGGCGGACAGCTCCTTCGCGCCGATGGTGGTGAGCTTGCTGGTGCCGCTCGGGGTGGACGGCGGAGTGGTCGGGGGCTTGGGGGTCGGGGTCCCGGTGCCGGGGGTCCCGCCGTGCTCGCCGGCCGGAGGGGTCGGGATGGAGGTGTCGGGCTCGTCGTCCGGCTTGGGCAGGGTGTGGGCGGGCTCCTGTCCCTTCCCGGTGTCCTTGCCCTCGTCGCCCTTCCCCGAGCCCTTGCCCTTGTCGCCCGAGCCCGAGCCGCCGGAGCCGTTCCCCGAGGGGAGTACACCGGTGCCGTCGGGGACCTCGTGGGTGCCGCGCTTGTAGTACTCCAGCCACGACAGGACGGTGTTCAGATACTCCTGCGAGTGGTTGTAGCCGAGGATCGCGCGGTCCAGATCGGCCTTGACGGACAGATCGCGGCCGTCCGCGCAGAGGTAGTTGCCCGCGGCAAGGGCGGCGTCATAGACGTTGTTGGGATCCTTCTCGCCGTCACCATTGCCGTCCCGCCCCCAGTTGGCCCAGGTGGACGGGATGAACTGCATGGGGCCGACCGCGCGGTCATGCGTACTGTCGCCGTCGTAGGCACCGCCGTCGGTGTCCTTGATCAGGGCGAAGCCGTCGCCGTTGAGGACCGGGCCGAGGATGGGCGAGACGGTGGTGCCGTCGGCCTCCACATTGCCGCCGCGTGCCTGGCCGGACTCGACCTTGCCGATCGCGGCGAGCAGCTCCCAGGGCAGATTGCAGCCGGGGTTGGACTCCTGCAGGGCCGCTTCCGCCTTCTTGTAGGCGTCCAGCACGCTTGCGGGTATCCCCGCCTCGGCCTTGGTGCTGCCATTTGCGGGGAGCCCGGGCAGATCGATCGAGGAGCCCGGCTTGTCGGGGGTGACCAGCGGCGGCAGATCGGTGTGGTACGACGAACCACCGTCAATGGGGGTGTCGTCGGGCGCCGGTGCCTCCCCCGCCCGCTGCTCCCGGTTCCGGTCGCCCTGGTCGGAGTGGGCGAACCCGGGTGCCTGGGACGCGGTGAGGGCGGCCATCGCGGCGGCCGCCACCGCCGTCGTGGCGGCCCCCTTGCGCAGTCGTCGGCCGATAAGCGGTGCCATCCGTGTGTCCCTCCCGTCGAACACAGTGCGCTCCCCCGGCGCGTCAACTCTGGTGACACTACGACAACTTATGGCCCGCAGCTACCGGTGCAAACGCCACATCAGTGGAACCCTCAGTGAGCCGCCGATTCCCAGTCCGACCCGGATCCTACCGATACGTCCAGCGGAGCGCTCAGACCGAAGGCGCCCGTCATCTCCCGGCGGACCAGCTCCTCGACCCGCTCCCGCTCACCGGGCGCGATCTCCAGCACGATTTCGTCGTGGACCTGCAACAGCATCCGCGACGAGAGTTTCTCCCCCGTCAACGCCGCGTCCACCTTGAGCATCGCGATCTTCACGATATCGGCGGCGGTGCCCTGGATCGGGGCGTTGAGCGCCATCCGCTCGGCCATCTCGCGGCGCTGGCGGTTGTCGCTGGTGAGGTCCGGGAGATAGCGGCGACGGCCGAGCATGGTCTCCGTATAGCCGGTGGCGCGCGCCTCCTCGACGACCCGCTGCAGATAGTCGCGCACCCCGCCGAACCGCTCGAAGAAGTTCTCCATCAGCTTGCGGGCCTCATCGGGGGTGATGCCGAGCTGCTGGGAGAGACCGAACGCCGAAAGGCCGTACGCCAGCCCGTAGGACATGGCCTTGATCTTGCGGCGCATCTCCGGGTCGACCGCCGACTTGTCGAC is a window of Streptomyces violaceusniger Tu 4113 DNA encoding:
- a CDS encoding lytic murein transglycosylase, whose product is MAPLIGRRLRKGAATTAVAAAAMAALTASQAPGFAHSDQGDRNREQRAGEAPAPDDTPIDGGSSYHTDLPPLVTPDKPGSSIDLPGLPANGSTKAEAGIPASVLDAYKKAEAALQESNPGCNLPWELLAAIGKVESGQARGGNVEADGTTVSPILGPVLNGDGFALIKDTDGGAYDGDSTHDRAVGPMQFIPSTWANWGRDGNGDGEKDPNNVYDAALAAGNYLCADGRDLSVKADLDRAILGYNHSQEYLNTVLSWLEYYKRGTHEVPDGTGVLPSGNGSGGSGSGDKGKGSGKGDEGKDTGKGQEPAHTLPKPDDEPDTSIPTPPAGEHGGTPGTGTPTPKPPTTPPSTPSGTSKLTTIGAKELSATAGTGFAQSPRVKAVDAAGKPVAGARVRYEILGETDARFIGLVTSATMLTGSDGTATAPKLLAGEKTGTFTVRATAVGREAAPVEFAATVKARPVPQADALARLGDKELTAQTGASFADALTVTATSKGKATADVPVTATMITSAKDPELGDKGPYFLDDKGKPVRTLTALKTNALGQLTLPKILTDDHAGTFLLRLTAKGGAVLDIELTVTQAEAPAS